The following coding sequences lie in one Methanopyrus sp. SNP6 genomic window:
- a CDS encoding TRM11 family methyltransferase encodes MFAFLLAGDNVDLALSELKGALNAEVGSYRIEREGRVALVEGISRRDAERVVRRLARTHAVYEIGHGPSKLKIGGEEVPADMIARREKLSHRKPHKRPEFMPDSTEPFLARTLVNLAEGRRGERFLDPMCNVGGILIEAGLIGCIPVGVDVRVDLVERAERNLEHYGITEYELHVGRAENVDDILNEGVQAAAVDPPYGRGSYVEGGPVDRLVLETLEALFEVVEGKVALSVPKEVWREISGSLHVETVVKDRVHRSLTRVIAAVTG; translated from the coding sequence TTGTTCGCGTTCCTACTCGCCGGGGATAACGTCGATTTAGCGCTATCGGAACTGAAAGGGGCGCTCAATGCGGAAGTTGGATCCTACAGGATCGAACGTGAGGGTAGAGTGGCTCTAGTTGAGGGAATTTCGAGGAGAGATGCCGAGCGCGTGGTACGTCGTCTCGCCAGAACCCACGCGGTTTACGAAATTGGCCACGGCCCTTCGAAACTGAAGATAGGGGGAGAGGAAGTCCCTGCCGATATGATAGCACGTCGTGAGAAGCTTTCCCACCGTAAGCCACATAAAAGGCCTGAATTTATGCCCGACTCTACCGAACCGTTCTTAGCCCGTACCTTGGTGAACTTGGCTGAAGGACGCCGTGGTGAGCGCTTTTTGGACCCCATGTGCAATGTAGGAGGGATCCTAATAGAAGCTGGACTTATCGGGTGCATACCGGTGGGTGTGGATGTCAGAGTTGACCTGGTGGAGAGAGCGGAACGGAACTTGGAGCATTATGGCATCACCGAGTATGAGCTCCACGTTGGACGGGCCGAAAACGTAGACGATATCCTCAATGAGGGTGTGCAGGCGGCTGCCGTAGATCCTCCCTACGGTCGGGGATCGTACGTAGAAGGTGGGCCTGTAGACAGGTTAGTACTTGAGACGCTGGAGGCGCTCTTCGAGGTCGTGGAAGGTAAGGTGGCTTTATCAGTTCCGAAAGAGGTTTGGAGAGAAATTTCCGGAAGCCTTCACGTCGAGACGGTAGTCAAAGATCGGGTCCATCGTAGCTTGACTCGAGTAATCGCCGCAGTTACCGGATGA
- the glmM gene encoding phosphoglucosamine mutase: protein MGKYFGTSGIRSRIGEFLTPELALRAGRALGEYLGDGTVAVGRDTRVHCDTLRAAVISGLTAQGCNVVDIGLVCTPTLGCYVATEGLDAGVMITASHNPPEYNGIKFWNSDGMAFSPEQEREIEQIMDGDLEYPNWDEYGEVVDDETALNVHVERILDEVSVDGDGLRIVVDCANGPSAFVTPVVLREMGCEVISLNAHPDGHFPGREPEPKPENLKDLMRTVRATDADLGIAHDGDADRVVFVTEKGKFAGYDEVLALACRRILEEKGPGKVAVNVDASMVIDEVVREMGGEVVRTKVGDVHVAAAIREEGCIFGGEPNGTWIHPNVHMCPDGPLSAAWMVSLLIEEERPLSELLAEIPSYPVVRETVECPDELKPKVMRLVETRLREAYDDIDTVDGVRVELDDGWVLIRPSGTEPLVRITVEAESKERARELGDEFVDLVRRCVEEVRE, encoded by the coding sequence GTGGGTAAGTACTTCGGTACGTCCGGCATCCGAAGTAGAATAGGAGAATTCCTAACTCCGGAGCTCGCACTTCGAGCTGGGCGCGCTCTCGGCGAGTACTTGGGTGACGGCACTGTCGCCGTAGGTCGTGACACCCGAGTGCACTGCGATACACTTCGTGCAGCCGTGATCTCAGGACTGACCGCCCAAGGATGCAATGTTGTGGACATCGGGTTAGTGTGCACGCCGACTCTGGGCTGTTACGTTGCGACTGAAGGTCTCGACGCTGGTGTGATGATCACAGCTTCCCACAATCCTCCCGAGTACAACGGAATAAAGTTCTGGAACTCCGACGGAATGGCATTCTCGCCCGAACAAGAGCGTGAAATAGAGCAGATCATGGACGGCGATTTAGAATACCCGAATTGGGACGAGTACGGTGAGGTGGTCGACGACGAGACGGCGTTGAACGTACACGTGGAGAGGATACTGGATGAGGTCTCCGTCGACGGAGACGGGTTGCGCATCGTGGTAGACTGTGCCAACGGTCCCTCCGCGTTCGTCACTCCAGTGGTACTCCGTGAGATGGGGTGTGAGGTTATCTCCCTAAACGCGCATCCTGATGGACACTTCCCGGGCCGGGAACCGGAGCCGAAGCCCGAGAACCTGAAGGACCTCATGCGAACCGTGCGAGCGACAGATGCTGATCTGGGGATCGCCCACGATGGGGATGCCGACCGTGTGGTTTTCGTTACCGAGAAAGGTAAGTTCGCCGGGTACGACGAAGTGCTGGCGTTGGCGTGCCGGCGAATCCTCGAGGAGAAGGGTCCAGGAAAGGTCGCGGTGAACGTCGATGCTTCGATGGTCATCGACGAGGTAGTCCGAGAGATGGGCGGTGAGGTGGTGAGAACCAAGGTAGGAGACGTTCACGTAGCCGCCGCGATACGGGAGGAAGGATGTATCTTCGGAGGGGAACCGAACGGGACTTGGATACACCCTAACGTACACATGTGTCCCGACGGTCCGCTCTCCGCGGCGTGGATGGTGAGTCTGCTGATCGAGGAGGAGCGACCTCTCTCGGAACTGTTGGCCGAGATCCCGAGCTACCCGGTCGTGCGCGAAACCGTCGAATGTCCAGACGAGCTCAAGCCCAAAGTGATGAGGCTTGTGGAGACGCGCCTCCGGGAGGCTTACGACGACATCGACACCGTAGACGGTGTTCGGGTCGAACTGGACGATGGTTGGGTGCTCATTAGACCATCCGGCACCGAACCGCTCGTACGGATAACGGTGGAGGCGGAGTCCAAAGAGCGCGCCCGAGAGCTCGGGGATGAGTTCGTCGATCTCGTCCGCAGGTGTGTCGAGGAGGTGAGGGAATGA